Proteins encoded in a region of the Clostridium beijerinckii genome:
- a CDS encoding DUF2922 domain-containing protein: MEYSLSMTFLTAAGEKSTLSVSGAKPSLTKDEINALMDTVIAKNVFKTNSGDLVKKSGAQVTQRQVTKFDVA, encoded by the coding sequence ATGGAATATTCTTTATCTATGACTTTTTTAACTGCGGCTGGTGAAAAAAGTACTTTAAGTGTTTCTGGTGCTAAGCCAAGTCTTACAAAAGACGAGATTAATGCACTTATGGATACTGTAATTGCTAAAAATGTTTTCAAAACTAATTCTGGTGATTTAGTTAAGAAATCTGGTGCTCAAGTTACTCAAAGACAAGTTACTAAATTTGATGTAGCTTAA
- a CDS encoding DUF4179 domain-containing protein codes for MKDIYEILNDIEIDEDEMEMIEATDIEKAKVKKYLKKSINKNKSYRNKGIAAAVLCCLLIGGAGTLGVAYPSYAAEIPIVGDIFRLIDNGRTGAYDKYKEYADVMGVTQESNGIKVTIKEAIFDGKTLTYTYEIVSDKDLGDNPFFNMNGPRVTIKDYDGGTGGSSGVKRVAENTYVGEETISINEERKAINFELNFTDIGDMSSENSKEIKGNWKFKINLKALDNVKQMVNKTTEKNGVQLNIESISKTSATFTLNYSQEISKDLQEKYFIVDIPIEEVKDDLGNVYKATSVSTNEGSEGRYAGKSMSNFGELNPNATKLIITPKVHLSNNVHQESGNGEGESVDTSPIVDENHPKNDEFALDDIVIELKK; via the coding sequence ATGAAAGATATTTATGAAATTCTAAATGATATAGAAATAGATGAAGATGAAATGGAAATGATAGAAGCGACTGATATTGAAAAAGCAAAGGTAAAAAAGTATTTAAAGAAGTCTATAAATAAAAATAAGTCATATAGAAATAAGGGAATAGCGGCAGCAGTTTTGTGTTGTTTGTTAATTGGAGGTGCAGGAACTTTGGGAGTAGCCTATCCATCTTATGCAGCAGAAATTCCCATAGTTGGAGACATATTTAGGCTTATAGATAATGGTAGAACAGGTGCATATGATAAATATAAGGAATATGCAGATGTGATGGGAGTTACGCAAGAAAGTAATGGCATTAAAGTCACAATAAAAGAAGCAATATTTGATGGAAAAACCTTAACTTATACCTATGAAATAGTAAGTGATAAAGATTTAGGAGATAATCCATTTTTTAATATGAATGGACCGAGAGTTACTATAAAAGATTATGATGGCGGGACAGGAGGAAGTTCTGGAGTAAAAAGGGTTGCTGAGAATACTTATGTAGGTGAAGAAACTATTAGTATAAATGAAGAAAGAAAAGCCATAAATTTTGAATTAAATTTCACAGATATAGGAGATATGAGCTCTGAAAATTCTAAAGAAATAAAAGGAAATTGGAAGTTTAAAATTAATTTAAAAGCATTAGATAATGTTAAACAAATGGTAAATAAGACAACTGAAAAAAATGGAGTTCAATTAAATATAGAAAGTATTTCTAAAACGTCAGCAACATTTACGTTAAATTATTCTCAAGAAATTTCAAAGGATTTACAGGAGAAATACTTTATTGTAGATATCCCTATAGAAGAAGTAAAAGATGATTTAGGAAATGTCTATAAAGCTACAAGTGTTTCAACAAATGAAGGTAGTGAAGGAAGATATGCCGGAAAATCTATGTCAAATTTTGGGGAGTTAAATCCAAATGCAACTAAATTAATAATAACTCCTAAAGTGCATTTATCAAATAATGTACATCAAGAATCAGGTAATGGAGAGGGAGAATCAGTTGATACAAGTCCTATTGTAGATGAGAATCACCCTAAGAACGATGAATTTGCATTAGATGATATAGTAATTGAACTAAAAAAATAA
- a CDS encoding ABC transporter permease, with the protein MSKYTKIEIFLIIGFLVSTFAFSLTISIVYSNYNKVTEQNRFNKDYRYLKIDTVHETKYVDGAEVVNKDEDKENPSLSEIVDAVQEAGYKKIILKPFEDQIQVDNKFYINDIWPCSDGVDIESKNLIKGRYLTEEELMSNEKVAIIGFGLERLVEEKNGERYIKIFNEDYKVIGVLGNTEVFKYSSIIPIRSLYFISTKVPNVIFYENNISNIDIKEINLKNTNASEKEISRISVIDYLFKNVYELKNSLYQIILGAANLLLFSYFFAKNIREKVAIMKVLGAKNSDVFKEVFAKFIRISSIGIIAGLALSKITIDLMMKSFPSQYSAVNISNIILSSMLIFIISIIVSILVLFNVIRFKIMKEIR; encoded by the coding sequence ATGAGTAAATATACTAAAATAGAGATATTTTTAATAATTGGTTTTTTAGTGTCAACCTTTGCATTTAGTTTAACAATAAGCATTGTATATTCCAATTATAATAAAGTTACAGAACAGAACCGATTTAATAAAGATTATAGGTATCTAAAAATAGATACAGTACATGAGACTAAATATGTTGATGGAGCTGAAGTTGTAAATAAAGATGAGGATAAAGAAAATCCAAGCTTATCAGAAATAGTAGATGCTGTTCAAGAGGCAGGATATAAGAAGATTATTTTAAAACCATTTGAAGATCAAATACAAGTTGATAATAAGTTTTATATTAATGATATATGGCCTTGCTCTGATGGGGTTGACATAGAAAGTAAAAATTTAATTAAAGGAAGATACTTAACTGAAGAAGAGTTAATGAGCAATGAAAAAGTTGCTATTATAGGTTTTGGTCTAGAAAGATTAGTTGAAGAGAAAAATGGAGAACGTTATATAAAAATATTTAATGAAGATTATAAGGTTATTGGGGTTCTTGGAAACACTGAAGTATTTAAATACAGCAGTATAATTCCGATAAGATCTCTATATTTTATAAGCACTAAGGTTCCTAATGTTATTTTTTATGAGAATAATATAAGTAATATAGATATTAAAGAAATTAACCTAAAAAATACTAACGCTTCTGAAAAAGAGATTTCGAGGATTTCGGTTATAGATTATTTATTCAAAAATGTTTACGAACTTAAAAATAGTTTATACCAAATAATACTTGGTGCAGCAAATTTACTTTTATTTTCATATTTCTTTGCTAAAAATATACGTGAAAAAGTTGCTATTATGAAAGTATTGGGAGCTAAAAACTCTGATGTATTTAAAGAGGTTTTTGCAAAATTTATAAGAATATCTTCTATTGGAATTATTGCTGGACTAGCTTTATCAAAAATTACAATAGATCTTATGATGAAATCTTTCCCATCTCAATATTCAGCTGTTAACATTTCAAATATTATATTAAGTTCAATGCTAATATTTATAATATCCATAATTGTATCTATACTAGTGTTGTTTAATGTAATTAGATTTAAAATAATGAAAGAAATAAGGTAA
- a CDS encoding ABC transporter ATP-binding protein — translation MSILDLRNIYKTYGKGDNEVVAVDGISLKVDKGDIIAIMGPSGCGKSTLLNILGCIDIPGQGEYYIDDFQVDFKKLNQLSKIRNEKISFIFQNFALIKDLSVLENIMLPLKFRGIPRKERVNKAIKYLNELDIFNLKNKSIRQLSGGQQQRVAIARALTQESEIILADEPTGALDQENSIKIMKILQELNQKHNKTILVVTHDNLVASFCNKTLKMKDGKWDSIKL, via the coding sequence ATGAGTATATTAGATTTAAGAAATATATATAAAACCTATGGAAAAGGAGATAACGAAGTTGTAGCTGTAGATGGAATAAGCTTAAAGGTGGATAAAGGTGATATTATAGCTATCATGGGGCCTTCTGGTTGTGGTAAAAGCACATTGCTTAATATATTAGGATGTATAGATATCCCAGGCCAAGGTGAATATTATATTGACGATTTTCAAGTAGACTTTAAGAAGCTTAATCAGTTATCTAAAATCAGAAATGAAAAAATTTCTTTTATATTTCAAAACTTTGCCTTAATAAAAGATCTTAGCGTTTTAGAAAATATAATGCTTCCTCTTAAATTCAGGGGGATTCCACGAAAAGAAAGAGTAAATAAAGCAATAAAGTATTTAAATGAATTAGATATATTTAATTTAAAAAATAAAAGTATTAGGCAATTATCAGGAGGGCAGCAGCAAAGAGTTGCCATTGCTAGAGCACTTACTCAAGAAAGCGAAATTATACTAGCTGATGAGCCAACAGGTGCATTAGATCAAGAAAATAGCATTAAAATTATGAAAATATTGCAAGAATTAAACCAAAAACATAATAAGACAATATTAGTTGTTACACATGATAATCTTGTTGCAAGTTTTTGCAATAAAACTTTAAAAATGAAAGATGGAAAATGGGATAGCATTAAATTATGA
- a CDS encoding DUF1659 domain-containing protein, translating to MAVTKTIDSISLSIEVQKGLDKTGDPIYTKKTFSGIKTDATPENIYAVADAIKAVIEANTRDYFINESSSLANA from the coding sequence ATGGCTGTAACTAAAACTATTGACTCTATTTCTCTTAGTATTGAAGTTCAAAAAGGATTAGATAAAACTGGCGATCCAATTTATACTAAGAAAACTTTCTCAGGCATCAAAACAGATGCAACACCAGAAAATATCTATGCTGTTGCTGATGCAATTAAAGCTGTTATAGAAGCTAATACTAGAGACTACTTTATAAATGAATCTTCTAGTTTAGCAAATGCTTAG
- a CDS encoding sigma-70 family RNA polymerase sigma factor: protein MRCAEKNYISRLKKRKEDAIEFIVDKYLALVKSTIYKILSPLNKDGIIEECINDVFFSVWNNSDKFTGEEVDFKKWIFKIARFKAIDYYRKEVKDFNVSIEDKEISTNELVEEEIIKLEERNELINLINTLEPMDRDIFIMKFFLGEKSEDIARKFGLTRSALDNRIYRGKKKLRLNLEVV from the coding sequence ATGAGGTGTGCCGAAAAAAATTATATCAGTAGACTGAAAAAGAGGAAAGAAGATGCAATAGAGTTTATAGTAGATAAATATCTGGCATTAGTTAAATCCACAATATATAAAATACTTTCGCCACTTAACAAGGATGGAATTATTGAGGAGTGTATAAATGATGTGTTTTTTTCAGTATGGAATAATTCAGATAAGTTTACAGGTGAAGAAGTTGATTTCAAGAAATGGATATTTAAGATAGCAAGATTTAAAGCTATTGATTATTACAGGAAAGAAGTTAAGGATTTTAATGTAAGCATAGAGGATAAGGAAATAAGCACAAATGAATTAGTGGAAGAAGAAATTATTAAGCTAGAAGAAAGAAATGAATTGATAAACTTAATTAACACTCTTGAGCCTATGGATAGAGATATATTTATTATGAAGTTCTTTCTAGGGGAAAAGTCTGAGGATATTGCTAGAAAGTTTGGACTTACCAGATCTGCGTTAGACAATAGAATTTATAGAGGTAAGAAAAAACTTAGGCTAAATTTGGAGGTAGTGTAA
- a CDS encoding linear amide C-N hydrolase codes for MCTAITLQSKKMENFFGRTMDFSYDIEPELYVVPKNYVWNNTLNMSKICDYYSFMGIGQEAGEMLGFFDGVNEKGFAAAALYFAGYAKYKTHKDSISKQAVSSLDFLHYILGRCESVKDLKEILMEIDIVGLEDPVTQTVAPLHWIATDKSGECVVIEQTERGLTLYKNSIGVMANSPDLQWHMTNLRNYMNVSPTQTSDACWGNIHLRPFGQAGGTMQLPGGYTSPERFVRTAYQKTHIKAPSDSLEAINTCFHIMESVSIPKGIVITNRDTYDYTKYTAFVNTNTCEYFFKTYDNPNITRASLCDNYKKNTELISLGKLRHPIKFGEI; via the coding sequence ATGTGCACAGCAATAACGCTACAATCAAAAAAGATGGAAAATTTTTTTGGAAGAACTATGGATTTTTCCTATGATATTGAGCCAGAACTTTATGTTGTACCTAAAAATTATGTATGGAATAATACTCTTAATATGAGTAAAATTTGTGATTATTATAGCTTTATGGGAATTGGACAAGAAGCAGGTGAAATGCTTGGTTTCTTTGATGGAGTAAATGAAAAAGGATTTGCGGCTGCAGCATTATATTTTGCAGGTTATGCTAAATACAAGACTCATAAGGATTCCATTAGCAAGCAAGCTGTTTCATCCTTAGATTTTCTTCATTATATTTTAGGAAGATGTGAATCAGTAAAAGATCTTAAAGAAATATTAATGGAAATAGATATTGTAGGTCTTGAAGATCCAGTAACGCAAACAGTAGCGCCTTTACATTGGATTGCTACAGATAAAAGTGGAGAATGTGTTGTAATTGAACAAACAGAAAGGGGTTTAACTTTATACAAAAATTCAATTGGAGTTATGGCCAATAGTCCTGATCTTCAGTGGCACATGACTAATTTACGAAATTACATGAATGTATCTCCAACTCAGACTAGTGATGCATGCTGGGGTAACATTCATTTAAGGCCATTTGGTCAGGCAGGAGGAACTATGCAGTTACCTGGAGGCTACACATCTCCAGAACGATTTGTAAGAACAGCATATCAAAAAACACATATTAAAGCACCTAGTGACAGCTTAGAAGCAATAAATACATGCTTTCATATTATGGAAAGTGTTTCTATTCCAAAAGGGATAGTAATAACAAATAGAGATACTTATGATTATACAAAATATACTGCCTTTGTTAATACAAATACTTGTGAATATTTCTTTAAAACTTATGATAATCCTAATATTACAAGGGCAAGCCTTTGTGATAACTATAAAAAGAATACTGAGCTAATCTCTCTAGGAAAGTTACGGCATCCAATTAAATTTGGAGAAATATAG
- a CDS encoding GxGYxYP domain-containing protein produces the protein MKRNFKRITILMLLIVSIFSFAVNNNAIAEVPSDKDNGVHLILDSVNYNSVLPKHFRKTTDLAVVKDNKDLDLKGLDKLNISGSQQFSGNNIDLLIKAIDTSLPTTVIDLRQECHGFINGFSVSWADAKNNANVGLTRDQVIAKEKEDLKSIKLNEPITFYNNSKQTMDVKTVQSEEELTKSKNLGYERVTVRDGGIPTDDMVDYFMEFIKNKPKDSWLHFHCKEGIGRTSTFMIMYDMINNYKDVNADGIIKRQLALANFEDTTLKSFYNNERMGFLNKFYDYCKANGDSFNTKWSEWNSKASSIDETDKSNAIKVSNVNSVHMKNNIIPKSLYAISLDSMTPGERTMTTSLQGLVNNHCSFQIYTLNSSQPDYKIWLEDLKSNHNVPYEMISDPWELIKIYKDYIKGYVLYNGETKDPSINNACSLAGLKNAIVIDEKLEPKIKELGIENKGDCRNTDENWAYDNLWNKGLNHSMVMELSPDRIDALRDYAIMTKSLIFYEGSVDKTALRDKVFSSMDNNATCLGWGPDEFINVSTASKYGVSMVAADWSYNLTTLSAFKEPHINKNSSLKVPKEENVHYVTFIMSDGDNQQWNLGTNYGSPKWFGYENRDKLSLGWSMTPALYYLSPTVFDLYYKSVSNENPRNNFIVAPSGNGYIYPSKFPRNKLSSYVDLLNNYMKRVNENYVSIIDDSAFHDIELWNEFTKKSNIKGLFYLDYHRHDNYKGEILWSNNKPLVSCRDLLWNSLEDEEELVKKINDRVSLGQTNVHNPEAYTFVYVHVWTKETSNVEKVTNMLKENKSVRVVPPETFMEIISKNIKH, from the coding sequence ATGAAGAGAAATTTTAAAAGGATTACAATTTTAATGCTGCTGATAGTCAGTATTTTCTCATTTGCTGTGAATAACAATGCAATAGCTGAGGTACCGTCGGATAAGGATAATGGAGTACATCTAATTTTGGATTCAGTTAATTATAATAGTGTTTTACCAAAGCATTTCCGAAAAACTACTGATTTAGCAGTTGTAAAGGACAATAAAGATTTAGATCTTAAGGGGTTAGATAAGCTGAATATTTCTGGCAGTCAACAATTTTCAGGGAATAATATAGATCTTTTAATAAAGGCAATTGATACTTCTCTCCCTACGACAGTAATAGATTTAAGGCAAGAGTGTCACGGATTCATAAATGGGTTCTCAGTTAGCTGGGCAGATGCAAAGAATAATGCTAATGTAGGACTTACAAGAGATCAAGTTATAGCTAAAGAAAAAGAGGATTTAAAAAGTATCAAGTTAAATGAACCTATAACTTTTTATAATAATTCTAAACAAACCATGGATGTTAAAACAGTTCAAAGCGAAGAAGAACTTACTAAATCAAAAAATTTAGGATATGAAAGAGTAACAGTTAGAGATGGTGGAATACCTACTGATGATATGGTTGATTATTTTATGGAATTCATAAAAAATAAACCAAAAGATTCTTGGCTTCACTTTCATTGCAAAGAGGGTATAGGAAGAACATCTACTTTCATGATAATGTACGACATGATTAATAATTATAAGGATGTCAATGCTGATGGTATAATTAAAAGACAATTGGCATTAGCAAATTTTGAGGATACTACATTGAAGTCTTTTTATAATAATGAAAGAATGGGATTCTTAAATAAATTTTATGATTATTGCAAAGCTAACGGAGATTCATTTAATACTAAATGGAGTGAGTGGAATAGTAAAGCTTCGAGTATAGATGAAACAGATAAATCTAATGCTATCAAGGTATCAAATGTAAATTCTGTTCATATGAAAAATAATATAATTCCTAAATCTTTATATGCGATTTCTTTAGATTCTATGACACCTGGTGAAAGAACAATGACAACTAGCCTTCAGGGGCTAGTTAATAATCATTGTTCTTTTCAAATATATACACTTAATTCTTCTCAGCCTGATTATAAAATATGGTTGGAAGATTTAAAAAGTAATCATAATGTACCTTATGAAATGATATCAGATCCTTGGGAGCTAATAAAAATATATAAAGACTATATAAAAGGGTACGTGCTTTATAATGGTGAAACTAAAGATCCTTCAATAAATAATGCTTGTTCCTTAGCAGGCCTTAAAAACGCTATAGTTATTGATGAAAAGCTGGAACCTAAAATAAAGGAGCTTGGTATAGAAAATAAAGGAGATTGTAGAAATACAGATGAAAATTGGGCCTATGATAATTTGTGGAATAAAGGGCTAAATCATTCTATGGTAATGGAACTTTCCCCTGATAGAATTGATGCATTAAGAGATTATGCCATAATGACTAAATCCTTAATATTTTACGAAGGAAGTGTAGATAAAACAGCTCTTAGAGATAAGGTGTTTTCGTCTATGGATAATAACGCTACATGTTTGGGCTGGGGTCCAGATGAGTTTATTAACGTGAGTACAGCTTCAAAATATGGTGTAAGCATGGTTGCAGCAGATTGGTCCTATAATTTAACTACATTAAGTGCTTTCAAAGAACCTCATATTAATAAAAACTCTTCATTAAAAGTTCCTAAAGAAGAAAATGTTCACTATGTTACTTTTATAATGTCAGATGGAGATAATCAGCAGTGGAACCTTGGAACTAATTATGGTTCGCCTAAGTGGTTTGGTTATGAAAATAGAGACAAACTTTCTTTAGGTTGGTCTATGACTCCAGCGTTATATTATTTAAGTCCTACTGTATTTGATTTATATTATAAAAGCGTAAGCAATGAAAATCCAAGGAATAATTTTATTGTGGCTCCATCTGGAAATGGATACATATATCCAAGCAAATTCCCACGTAATAAATTAAGTTCATATGTTGACTTATTAAATAATTATATGAAAAGAGTAAATGAAAATTATGTATCAATAATAGATGATTCTGCGTTTCATGATATTGAGCTTTGGAATGAGTTTACTAAAAAATCAAATATCAAAGGTTTATTTTATCTTGATTATCATAGGCACGATAATTATAAAGGAGAAATTTTATGGTCTAATAATAAACCTTTAGTGTCTTGCAGAGATCTACTTTGGAATTCACTTGAAGACGAAGAAGAGCTAGTAAAAAAGATAAATGACAGGGTCAGCTTAGGTCAAACAAATGTCCATAATCCAGAAGCATACACCTTTGTCTATGTTCATGTATGGACAAAAGAGACAAGTAATGTAGAGAAAGTTACAAACATGCTAAAAGAAAACAAAAGCGTAAGAGTCGTTCCTCCTGAAACTTTTATGGAGATTATAAGTAAGAACATTAAACATTAA
- a CDS encoding YiiX/YebB-like N1pC/P60 family cysteine hydrolase, whose translation MKKNFIIRYTIFTLLAVVSMSSTVFAKENTAADNTNKEMQQIIEKSKHDSDELIKNWDKLKVTTTPKTSKEINTINSVDSEAAPNSVGSSGDILVTPATVFGNGPITGHAGMVDLNPDLTIESMTSGGVRRYTNDWKTRYTKALCATVKNADPEQAVDYATSKIGSSYNYNFLNKWKTDTFYCSQLVWRAYIEQGIDLDKDGGNAVLPTDLVSDKIDINWRSNY comes from the coding sequence ATGAAAAAAAATTTTATTATTAGATATACTATTTTTACGCTTCTAGCTGTAGTTAGTATGTCATCAACAGTATTTGCAAAAGAAAATACTGCTGCAGATAACACAAACAAGGAAATGCAACAGATAATAGAGAAAAGTAAACACGATTCTGATGAATTGATTAAAAATTGGGACAAGCTTAAAGTTACAACAACTCCTAAAACATCAAAAGAAATAAATACTATTAATAGTGTTGACTCAGAAGCTGCACCAAACAGTGTTGGAAGTTCTGGGGATATACTTGTAACTCCAGCTACTGTTTTTGGTAATGGTCCTATTACTGGACATGCTGGCATGGTTGACTTAAATCCAGATCTTACGATAGAAAGTATGACATCAGGAGGAGTTCGTAGATATACAAATGATTGGAAGACTAGATATACTAAGGCTTTATGTGCTACAGTAAAAAATGCCGATCCTGAGCAAGCTGTGGATTATGCAACTAGCAAAATAGGTAGTAGTTACAACTATAATTTCTTGAATAAATGGAAAACAGATACATTTTATTGTTCGCAGTTAGTCTGGAGAGCATATATAGAACAAGGTATTGATTTAGATAAGGATGGTGGAAATGCTGTTTTACCAACTGATTTAGTTAGTGATAAAATTGATATAAACTGGAGAAGTAATTACTAA
- a CDS encoding FtsX-like permease family protein, producing MKSKFIFFDIKRNFVINVLIILEVALWIFYAASLVSLINFDRSYRNRYNRSISIDNSKFMTFYKMILKENKDIEDYKNDIKESLKLISKNNYTYGFIQRDLYTDIPIDVLGLNSKDLESNFTEKDTTDELIHPIGFNYGMIEHYQNNITQEISKEEWIRSDEYVPVIVGNDLAKKVKVGTSYVVNNITYKIVGQFKKDVLAFDYTNSVDSSFLLNKSFIIPLSEETFFQNFGYEPITIFFNGDKENNSTKLESNIRKISDDIVISDFGDDLDKFLEEIKSKKYYEIFRIIIITIIASASIITTINYKIAEDVDRIGILYSFGISKKDIFKTFFSEFLINILIGIIGGSLFYLKNCGSVYAFFINENLLLNLYISMGILLLTIVSIMLISFNEINKLTPKEMMGGFTE from the coding sequence ATGAAAAGTAAATTTATCTTTTTTGATATAAAAAGAAACTTTGTAATTAATGTATTAATTATATTGGAAGTAGCCTTATGGATATTTTATGCTGCTTCTTTGGTTTCTTTAATTAACTTTGATAGATCATATAGAAATAGGTACAACAGATCAATTTCTATAGATAATTCTAAGTTCATGACATTTTATAAAATGATACTCAAGGAAAATAAAGATATTGAAGATTATAAAAATGATATAAAGGAAAGCCTTAAGTTAATATCAAAAAATAATTATACTTACGGTTTTATTCAAAGGGATTTGTATACGGATATTCCAATTGATGTTTTGGGATTAAATTCTAAAGACCTAGAGTCTAATTTTACAGAAAAAGATACAACCGATGAGTTGATACATCCAATTGGATTTAATTATGGAATGATAGAACATTATCAAAATAATATAACTCAGGAGATTTCAAAAGAGGAATGGATTAGAAGTGATGAATATGTGCCTGTGATTGTCGGAAATGATTTGGCTAAAAAAGTTAAGGTGGGCACTAGCTATGTAGTTAATAATATAACTTATAAAATTGTAGGGCAATTTAAGAAGGATGTATTAGCATTTGATTATACAAATAGTGTAGATAGCTCATTTTTATTAAATAAGTCCTTTATTATTCCATTAAGTGAAGAAACCTTCTTTCAAAATTTTGGATATGAACCTATAACAATATTTTTCAATGGTGACAAAGAAAATAATTCAACTAAATTAGAATCAAATATAAGAAAAATTTCTGATGATATAGTTATTTCAGATTTTGGTGACGATTTAGATAAATTTTTGGAAGAAATAAAATCAAAAAAGTATTATGAAATATTTAGAATAATTATAATTACCATTATTGCATCTGCATCAATAATTACTACAATTAATTACAAAATAGCCGAAGATGTAGATAGGATTGGAATTCTTTATTCTTTTGGAATTAGTAAAAAAGATATATTTAAAACATTTTTTTCTGAATTTCTTATAAATATACTTATTGGAATTATAGGAGGAAGTTTATTTTATTTAAAGAACTGTGGGAGTGTTTATGCATTTTTTATTAATGAAAACTTATTATTAAATTTATATATTTCTATGGGGATATTATTATTAACGATTGTTTCAATTATGTTAATAAGCTTTAATGAAATAAACAAGTTGACTCCAAAAGAGATGATGGGAGGATTTACAGAATGA